A stretch of Mycobacterium sp. ITM-2016-00316 DNA encodes these proteins:
- a CDS encoding LuxR family transcriptional regulator produces MSHADLVGRTDESRALRALLTRARNGLSESIVLRGDPGIGKTALLNSVTAQLTDIDVIRCDGFEAELTMPYAALHRVGRPLLEHLSALPERQQQALAVAWGADGPAPDRYLVGLGILGLFAAAASVRPLVCVIDDAQWLDSESRDVLAFVARRLQAESTVLLFASRDNSDADAQLAGIPVLQLEGLDAPSAVQLLTTTSPDVVDPHAAAQIANATGGNPLALLDLARELSTRRLSEFSVSAAPVPISRQLEEHYLRRVRDMPADVQTWLLLAAAEPTGHAELIAAAAADLGLPDGCGAAAERARLVRNDTTIVFRHPLVRSAVHGAAAGEPRRRVESALARQAERLQLTELAAWHAAEATLSTDTAVADRLEAVADTARRRGGLASQANLLARAADLTPRGRLRNARLVSAAEIASDVGAAQLSGQLLERLDEMYLDDVQRGRIIMLRSALAMFTADPVGTVHAPRDLLRAAEEFHTSAPDREQRALLRAFDLSLATELLMQGTTLVEIGQRLADGAATADGLSRTLLSALSAHILDPYPDAVPLMRAALDGLFALDDTDLPQYGFSGIALAVALFDSAAGVEYLSRLARIASESGALRDLDAVLWVRTLFEIGRGDPAASGAHIEQVREIRRAIGYDSENVINVSHLIWTGLPRADAEMIAAATRAMGFGGVEHAAKAALATRDIADGRYAEAYGQLRDMLATPFLQPSYLQLPDFVEAAVRSDRRAEAVETTARLTTMAAASGTAWLGGLDQRCRALVAADTEAEEHYLRAIELLCAADVPADLGRAHLLYGEWLRRLRRRRDAREQLQHAIDIFDRIEAPSFGERARAELSATGVKVRTRHVVGGVELSSQEAAVAQMAATGKTNAEIGTALFISANTVDYHLRKVFGKLAISSRRQLGEHFGQS; encoded by the coding sequence GTGTCCCACGCTGATCTCGTCGGCCGCACCGACGAGTCGCGCGCACTGCGCGCCCTACTGACCCGGGCCCGTAACGGTCTCAGCGAGTCCATCGTGCTGCGCGGGGACCCCGGGATCGGCAAGACCGCACTACTGAACAGTGTCACCGCCCAGCTCACCGATATCGACGTCATCCGCTGTGACGGTTTCGAGGCGGAGCTGACGATGCCCTACGCGGCCCTGCACCGGGTCGGCCGGCCGCTGCTGGAGCACCTGTCCGCTCTGCCGGAACGCCAGCAGCAGGCGCTGGCGGTGGCCTGGGGCGCCGACGGTCCCGCACCCGACCGGTACCTGGTCGGGCTGGGAATCCTCGGGCTCTTCGCCGCGGCGGCCTCGGTGCGGCCGCTGGTGTGCGTGATCGACGATGCGCAGTGGCTGGATTCGGAGTCCCGCGATGTGCTGGCATTCGTCGCGCGGCGACTGCAGGCGGAGTCGACGGTGCTGCTGTTCGCATCCCGAGACAATTCCGATGCCGACGCCCAGCTGGCCGGAATTCCCGTGCTGCAGCTTGAGGGGCTGGACGCGCCTTCAGCGGTACAGCTATTGACCACCACTTCACCCGACGTGGTCGACCCACATGCGGCGGCACAGATCGCCAACGCGACGGGCGGAAATCCGCTGGCGCTGCTCGATCTCGCGCGGGAGTTGAGTACCCGACGGCTCAGTGAGTTCTCCGTGTCGGCGGCTCCGGTGCCGATCAGCAGGCAGCTGGAGGAGCACTACCTGCGGCGCGTCCGCGACATGCCCGCCGACGTGCAGACCTGGCTGCTGCTGGCCGCCGCCGAGCCCACCGGGCACGCCGAGTTGATCGCCGCGGCCGCGGCCGACCTCGGACTTCCCGACGGCTGCGGCGCCGCGGCAGAACGCGCACGCCTGGTGCGCAACGACACCACGATCGTGTTCCGGCACCCGCTGGTCCGGTCCGCCGTCCACGGTGCTGCGGCCGGGGAACCACGCCGACGGGTCGAGAGCGCGCTGGCACGTCAAGCCGAACGACTGCAGCTCACCGAACTCGCCGCGTGGCACGCGGCCGAGGCGACCCTGTCCACGGACACCGCAGTCGCCGACCGCCTGGAGGCCGTGGCCGACACCGCCCGCCGCCGCGGCGGACTCGCATCGCAGGCCAACCTGCTGGCCCGAGCGGCCGACCTGACACCGCGCGGAAGGCTACGCAACGCCAGGCTGGTGTCGGCCGCCGAGATCGCCTCCGACGTCGGTGCCGCGCAGCTGTCGGGCCAGCTGCTGGAACGCCTCGACGAGATGTACCTGGACGACGTGCAACGCGGCCGCATCATCATGCTCCGCAGTGCACTGGCGATGTTCACCGCCGACCCGGTCGGCACCGTGCACGCACCCCGCGATCTGCTGCGCGCCGCCGAAGAGTTCCACACGTCGGCACCGGACCGTGAACAACGCGCGCTGCTGCGTGCGTTCGACTTGTCGCTGGCGACCGAACTCCTGATGCAGGGAACCACGCTGGTCGAGATCGGTCAGCGCCTGGCCGACGGCGCCGCGACCGCCGACGGACTGTCCCGCACCCTGCTGTCGGCGCTCAGCGCGCACATCCTGGACCCGTACCCGGACGCCGTCCCGCTGATGCGGGCAGCGCTCGACGGACTCTTCGCATTGGACGACACCGACCTACCGCAGTACGGGTTCTCCGGAATCGCGCTTGCCGTCGCGCTTTTCGACAGTGCTGCGGGCGTCGAGTACCTGAGCCGGCTCGCGCGCATCGCGTCGGAATCCGGTGCGCTCCGCGACCTCGACGCGGTGCTGTGGGTCCGCACCCTGTTCGAGATCGGCCGAGGTGACCCGGCGGCATCCGGTGCGCACATCGAGCAGGTCCGCGAGATCCGTCGTGCGATCGGCTACGACTCGGAGAACGTCATCAACGTCTCCCATCTCATCTGGACCGGCCTGCCGCGTGCCGATGCCGAGATGATCGCCGCGGCCACCCGTGCGATGGGATTCGGCGGCGTCGAGCATGCCGCGAAGGCGGCGCTGGCGACCCGGGACATCGCCGACGGGCGGTACGCCGAGGCCTACGGACAACTGCGGGACATGCTCGCGACGCCGTTTCTGCAGCCGAGCTATCTGCAACTCCCCGACTTCGTCGAGGCCGCGGTGCGCAGCGACAGGCGGGCCGAAGCGGTGGAGACCACCGCGCGGCTGACGACGATGGCGGCGGCGAGTGGCACCGCCTGGTTGGGTGGCCTCGATCAGCGCTGCCGGGCACTGGTCGCCGCGGACACCGAGGCCGAGGAGCACTACCTGCGGGCCATCGAATTACTCTGCGCGGCAGACGTTCCCGCGGACCTGGGCCGCGCACACCTGCTCTACGGCGAATGGCTGCGCCGGTTGAGGCGCCGCCGGGACGCCCGCGAGCAACTGCAACACGCCATCGACATCTTCGACCGCATCGAGGCCCCCTCGTTCGGTGAGCGGGCCCGCGCCGAGCTGTCCGCGACCGGGGTCAAGGTCCGCACCCGCCACGTGGTCGGCGGTGTCGAGCTGTCCTCCCAGGAGGCGGCCGTCGCCCAGATGGCGGCCACGGGCAAGACCAACGCAGAGATCGGCACCGCACTGTTCATCAGCGCCAACACCGTCGACTATCACCTGCGGAAGGTGTTCGGAAAGCTCGCCATCTCCTCACGTCGCCAACTCGGCGAGCACTTCGGCCAGTCCTGA
- a CDS encoding alpha/beta fold hydrolase translates to MPFVTTEDGAQIFYKDWGVEGSPVLLSHGWPLNADAWEAAALFLAGNGHRAIAHDRRGHGRSTQTWHGNEMDTYADDLAVLIDALDLRDLTLVGHSTGGGEVVRYIGRHGTTRVAKLVLVGAVPPLMLQGPDNPDGLPVTVFDDIRAGEAGDRSQLYRDLADGPFFGHNRDHPVSQGVRDAFWAQSMSCGHRGAYECIAAFSATDFRADLAAVDVPTLVIHGSDDQIVPLHVGGRRTAGLIDGAELKVYDGRPHGLPDTDRDRLHHDLLEFIDS, encoded by the coding sequence ATGCCGTTCGTCACGACCGAAGACGGCGCCCAGATCTTCTACAAGGATTGGGGTGTCGAGGGCAGCCCGGTGCTGCTCAGCCACGGCTGGCCGCTGAACGCCGACGCCTGGGAGGCCGCGGCGCTGTTCCTGGCCGGCAACGGCCACCGGGCGATCGCCCATGACCGACGTGGGCACGGCCGCTCCACACAGACCTGGCACGGCAACGAGATGGACACCTACGCCGACGATCTGGCTGTCCTCATCGATGCGCTCGACCTGCGGGACCTGACGCTGGTCGGGCATTCCACCGGGGGCGGGGAGGTCGTCCGCTACATCGGCAGGCACGGGACAACCCGGGTGGCGAAACTGGTGCTGGTCGGGGCGGTCCCACCGCTGATGCTGCAGGGACCCGACAACCCCGACGGACTGCCGGTCACCGTGTTCGACGACATCCGGGCCGGCGAGGCAGGCGACCGGTCCCAGCTCTACCGCGATCTGGCCGACGGACCGTTCTTTGGGCACAACCGCGATCACCCGGTGTCCCAGGGTGTTCGAGATGCGTTCTGGGCGCAGAGCATGTCCTGCGGGCACCGCGGTGCGTACGAATGCATCGCCGCCTTCTCCGCCACCGACTTCCGCGCCGACCTGGCCGCGGTAGACGTGCCGACCCTCGTCATCCACGGCAGTGACGATCAGATCGTGCCGCTGCATGTCGGGGGGCGCCGCACGGCCGGGCTGATCGACGGCGCCGAACTGAAGGTGTACGACGGCCGCCCGCACGGCCTGCCCGATACCGACCGCGACCGCCTACACCACGATCTCCTCGAATTCATCGACAGCTGA
- a CDS encoding alpha/beta hydrolase, which translates to MSENATPCDTIVLVHGLWMTPRSWEGWKAHYEAKGYRVLTPAYPGFEIEVEALRENPDVIAKLTVPETVDHLASVIESVEVPPIIMGHSFGGTLTQLLLARGLGAAAVVVDSAPTEGVRVNPLSQVKSLFPALKNPANIHKAVGFTQEEFHYAFTNTLSREDSDAAWERYAIAAPGSWVWHYGLIANFQPGHQETWVDYQADRAPLLFIGGEKDHIMPPSVNKSNAKHYAKSPAVTEYYEFAGRDHWTCAAPGWEAVADHALDWALAYADTSPRGRHTV; encoded by the coding sequence ATGAGCGAGAACGCCACCCCCTGCGACACCATCGTGCTCGTCCACGGACTGTGGATGACACCGCGAAGCTGGGAGGGCTGGAAAGCACACTACGAAGCCAAGGGTTACCGGGTGCTGACACCGGCGTACCCGGGTTTCGAGATCGAGGTCGAGGCACTGCGCGAGAACCCCGATGTGATCGCCAAGCTGACTGTGCCCGAAACCGTCGACCACCTGGCGAGCGTCATCGAATCCGTCGAGGTGCCGCCGATCATCATGGGGCATTCGTTCGGCGGCACCCTCACCCAGCTGTTGCTGGCCCGCGGGCTGGGCGCGGCTGCCGTCGTCGTCGACTCCGCACCCACGGAAGGGGTCCGGGTCAATCCGCTCTCCCAGGTGAAGTCGTTGTTCCCGGCGCTGAAGAACCCGGCCAACATTCACAAGGCCGTCGGATTCACCCAGGAGGAGTTCCACTACGCGTTCACCAACACGCTGTCCCGGGAGGACTCGGATGCGGCTTGGGAGCGTTATGCCATTGCCGCGCCGGGCAGTTGGGTGTGGCACTACGGGCTGATCGCGAACTTCCAGCCCGGGCACCAGGAGACCTGGGTCGATTACCAGGCCGACCGGGCACCGCTGCTGTTCATCGGCGGCGAAAAGGACCACATCATGCCGCCCTCGGTCAACAAGTCCAATGCCAAGCATTACGCCAAGTCGCCTGCAGTCACCGAGTATTACGAGTTCGCCGGCCGGGACCACTGGACCTGCGCGGCCCCTGGGTGGGAAGCGGTCGCCGACCATGCACTGGACTGGGCGCTGGCCTATGCCGATACCAGCCCGCGGGGCCGGCATACCGTCTGA
- a CDS encoding alpha/beta fold hydrolase, whose amino-acid sequence MGIELTSPDGTELVAEVTGSGPPVVFVHGSNGGLESWADIGARLTGYQVVRYARRNHQPSGVGPAPNSFTVEADDLQTVLGSVGPAHVVGGSYGATVALHAARANTDRIASLALFEPPILLSGAHLMPVIEQYQRLFTTVRYADALELFLREAARIPAEVLADGPPIPDDPVAAMAALADLEAMADDGTDTARWADIGVPVLLMQGGQSWSPLPEGMDLLAAALPHAERVTWPDQSHFATATVPDLVAAALQTFFDSRVGGST is encoded by the coding sequence GTGGGCATCGAACTGACTTCCCCGGACGGCACCGAACTCGTCGCCGAGGTGACGGGCTCGGGCCCTCCGGTCGTATTCGTGCACGGTTCCAACGGCGGCCTGGAGTCGTGGGCCGATATCGGCGCACGGCTCACGGGCTATCAGGTGGTGCGCTACGCGCGGCGCAATCATCAACCCAGCGGGGTCGGCCCTGCGCCGAACAGCTTCACGGTCGAGGCCGACGACCTGCAGACGGTGCTCGGCTCCGTCGGCCCGGCCCATGTGGTGGGCGGATCCTACGGCGCGACGGTGGCGCTGCACGCCGCACGGGCCAACACGGATCGGATCGCGTCGCTGGCGTTGTTCGAGCCACCGATACTGCTCTCGGGTGCACACCTGATGCCGGTGATCGAGCAGTACCAAAGGCTTTTCACCACGGTGCGATACGCCGACGCGCTAGAACTGTTCCTGCGTGAGGCCGCCCGGATACCGGCCGAGGTGCTTGCGGACGGGCCTCCGATTCCCGACGATCCGGTGGCGGCGATGGCCGCACTCGCCGATCTGGAGGCGATGGCCGACGATGGCACCGACACCGCGCGGTGGGCAGACATCGGTGTGCCGGTTCTGCTGATGCAGGGCGGACAGAGCTGGTCTCCACTCCCTGAGGGCATGGACCTGCTGGCCGCCGCGTTGCCGCATGCCGAGCGAGTGACGTGGCCCGACCAGTCCCACTTCGCCACCGCGACCGTGCCTGATCTGGTGGCGGCAGCGCTGCAGACGTTCTTCGATTCACGTGTCGGTGGGTCGACGTAG
- a CDS encoding DUF222 domain-containing protein yields the protein MFEDRGATAHLDAARDQLRAERMAVACKVIEAGRFALARMAELGHAFEDLIVDDWELAAAELGAELGISRGRACTLITQGRDLLTRLPRLADILATGTVDLRVLRVILHRTALITDPDVLSVLDTQLAQAAPAWNARSDERITELVDWMVLDIDPEAVRRARASRRARAITVEPVGDGMVEIHGRVDAAKGAVFDQRLDELARTTCPDDPRTFDERRADAIDLPALGATALPCECGNDTCAAACTEAPTGHIVLHLHGDRDTVEGRSDRPALLPGYGPIPAEQVRRMAPRAEVRPVPAAADLGTERGYQPSRTLAEFIACRDLTCRWPGCNVPVARCDIDHTTPWPYGPTHPSNTKLYCRIHHLIKTFHCGPQGWRDQQHPDGTITITAPNGRVYTTKPDGALFFPQFAVRTAELGPITMPPPSPHRELAAPQRTRTRAQNLAYRIAHERALNRADIEANPPPF from the coding sequence ATGTTCGAAGATCGGGGTGCTACTGCTCACCTCGATGCTGCGCGCGATCAGCTGCGCGCCGAGCGGATGGCCGTGGCCTGCAAGGTGATCGAGGCCGGCCGGTTCGCGCTGGCCAGGATGGCCGAGCTGGGGCACGCGTTCGAGGACCTCATCGTCGATGACTGGGAACTGGCCGCCGCCGAACTGGGTGCCGAACTCGGGATCAGCCGCGGCCGGGCCTGCACCCTGATCACCCAGGGCCGCGACCTGCTCACCCGGCTGCCAAGATTGGCCGACATCTTGGCCACCGGCACCGTGGACCTTCGCGTCCTGCGCGTCATCCTGCACCGCACCGCCCTGATCACCGATCCCGACGTCCTGTCGGTCCTCGACACGCAGCTGGCCCAGGCGGCACCGGCATGGAACGCGCGCTCGGATGAGCGCATCACCGAACTGGTGGACTGGATGGTCCTCGACATCGATCCCGAGGCCGTGCGCCGCGCCCGCGCATCGCGGCGTGCGCGCGCCATTACGGTCGAACCCGTCGGGGACGGGATGGTCGAGATCCACGGCCGCGTCGATGCCGCCAAGGGCGCGGTCTTCGATCAGCGCCTCGATGAACTGGCCCGTACCACCTGCCCCGATGACCCCCGCACCTTCGATGAGCGCCGTGCCGATGCCATCGACCTACCGGCCCTGGGTGCGACCGCGTTGCCGTGTGAGTGCGGCAACGACACCTGCGCGGCCGCCTGTACCGAGGCACCCACCGGCCATATCGTTCTTCACCTGCATGGTGACCGTGACACTGTCGAGGGCCGCTCGGATCGTCCGGCCCTGCTGCCCGGGTATGGGCCGATTCCGGCCGAGCAGGTCCGCAGGATGGCCCCGCGGGCCGAGGTTCGGCCGGTGCCGGCGGCGGCCGATCTGGGCACCGAACGCGGCTACCAGCCATCACGCACGCTCGCCGAGTTCATCGCCTGCCGTGATCTGACGTGTCGCTGGCCCGGCTGCAACGTCCCGGTTGCGCGCTGCGATATCGACCACACCACGCCGTGGCCCTACGGGCCGACCCATCCGTCCAACACGAAGCTGTATTGCCGGATCCATCACTTGATCAAGACTTTTCACTGCGGCCCGCAGGGTTGGCGCGATCAGCAGCATCCCGACGGGACCATCACGATCACCGCACCCAACGGCCGGGTGTACACCACCAAACCCGACGGCGCCCTGTTCTTCCCCCAGTTCGCGGTGCGCACGGCTGAACTGGGGCCGATCACGATGCCGCCGCCGAGCCCGCATCGCGAACTCGCCGCCCCCCAACGCACCCGCACCCGCGCACAGAACCTCGCCTACCGGATAGCGCATGAGCGGGCGCTGAACCGCGCCGATATCGAGGCCAACCCACCGCCCTTCTAG
- a CDS encoding zf-TFIIB domain-containing protein: MSIPPYEPPKPANPFPGGVGNTLLCPKCAGVMKTYERNGIHLEQCDSCRGIFLDFGELESLTQMENRFVQSAPPPPPQHGYGSGYGPDPGFGPGWGHRGNKHYRKQGFGRLFFSS; encoded by the coding sequence ATGAGCATTCCGCCATATGAGCCGCCGAAGCCCGCCAACCCCTTTCCCGGCGGTGTGGGCAACACCCTGCTGTGCCCGAAGTGTGCGGGGGTGATGAAGACCTATGAGCGCAACGGCATCCATCTGGAGCAGTGCGACTCCTGCCGCGGGATCTTCCTGGACTTCGGCGAGCTCGAGTCGCTGACCCAGATGGAGAACCGGTTCGTACAGTCGGCTCCACCGCCACCGCCGCAACACGGCTACGGATCGGGTTACGGCCCGGACCCCGGCTTCGGACCCGGCTGGGGCCATCGCGGTAACAAGCACTACCGCAAGCAGGGCTTCGGCCGGCTGTTCTTCTCCAGCTAA
- a CDS encoding TMEM165/GDT1 family protein: MISALLLSFAVIFIAELGDKTQLVAMTFALRYRWWVVLGAITAATTLVHVLSVAMGHYLGAALPGHLLGIIAGAMFVFFGLWTLRGDSLSDEEKSRVQRASGIAFFVVTSAFFLAELGDKTMLATITLAADNDWLGVWIGSTLGMVVADGLAIIVGAVAGKHLPERVIQLGAAALFLLFGVFMLLENVFASMPFWAVAMGTAAVLALFALGLRALPQRYRPAVLKTAPADAEPAVAQP, translated from the coding sequence GTGATCTCCGCGCTCCTGTTGAGCTTCGCAGTCATCTTCATCGCCGAGTTGGGTGACAAGACTCAGCTCGTGGCGATGACATTCGCGCTGCGCTACCGCTGGTGGGTCGTGCTTGGTGCGATCACCGCCGCGACGACGCTGGTGCACGTGCTCTCCGTTGCCATGGGTCACTACCTGGGTGCCGCCCTGCCCGGGCATCTGCTCGGCATCATCGCCGGCGCCATGTTCGTCTTCTTCGGACTGTGGACGCTGCGCGGGGACAGCCTCAGCGATGAGGAGAAGAGCCGGGTGCAGCGCGCGTCCGGTATCGCGTTCTTCGTGGTCACCTCGGCATTCTTCCTGGCCGAACTCGGTGACAAGACCATGCTCGCCACCATCACGCTGGCCGCCGACAACGACTGGCTGGGCGTCTGGATCGGATCGACGCTGGGCATGGTGGTCGCCGACGGCCTGGCGATCATCGTGGGCGCGGTGGCGGGTAAGCATCTTCCGGAGCGCGTCATCCAGCTCGGCGCGGCCGCGTTGTTCCTGTTGTTCGGCGTGTTCATGCTGCTGGAGAACGTGTTCGCGAGCATGCCGTTCTGGGCGGTCGCCATGGGCACCGCCGCCGTCCTGGCACTCTTCGCGCTGGGCCTGCGCGCCTTGCCGCAGCGGTACCGTCCCGCGGTGTTGAAGACGGCTCCGGCCGACGCCGAGCCGGCGGTCGCGCAGCCTTAG
- a CDS encoding phosphotransferase family protein, which produces MEPVQRRHPDAGAPSLVAKLHPPDTDPQALRERLRVAVRCPELLSPVSTEPEAVGDRWLTRWPRIEMVAQDPVGLPWAQAGALLARLHREPLGDFAVPHGAPARLARALARLDADPVADVIRRAADRLEFPTGPVRLAHGDFHLGQLGRHGGRWVLIDLDDLGAGDARWDLSRPAGFWAAGMVPDADWHAFLDGYRRAGGPALPDGDPWPALDPFARAAVITAAANHPDDELLVAACARMS; this is translated from the coding sequence ATGGAACCGGTTCAACGTCGCCACCCGGATGCCGGCGCCCCGTCGCTAGTCGCCAAACTCCACCCACCGGATACCGACCCGCAGGCGCTGCGTGAACGCCTGCGGGTCGCTGTGCGGTGCCCGGAGCTGTTGTCCCCGGTCAGCACGGAACCCGAAGCGGTGGGCGATCGGTGGTTGACCCGTTGGCCGAGAATCGAGATGGTCGCGCAGGACCCGGTGGGGCTGCCATGGGCGCAGGCCGGCGCGTTGCTCGCCCGGCTGCATCGGGAACCGTTGGGTGACTTCGCAGTTCCACACGGTGCGCCCGCGCGGTTGGCTCGGGCGCTGGCCAGGCTGGACGCGGACCCGGTTGCCGATGTCATCCGCCGCGCGGCGGACCGCCTCGAGTTCCCCACCGGGCCGGTGCGCCTGGCCCACGGTGACTTTCATCTGGGGCAGCTCGGCCGCCACGGAGGGCGGTGGGTGCTCATCGATCTCGATGATCTGGGCGCCGGAGACGCGCGCTGGGATCTATCGCGGCCGGCGGGATTTTGGGCCGCGGGCATGGTGCCGGACGCCGACTGGCATGCCTTTCTGGACGGGTACCGCCGCGCCGGCGGACCGGCGCTGCCCGACGGCGATCCGTGGCCGGCGCTGGATCCCTTCGCCCGCGCCGCCGTGATCACCGCGGCGGCCAATCATCCCGATGATGAGCTGCTGGTTGCGGCCTGTGCGCGGATGAGCTGA
- a CDS encoding carboxymuconolactone decarboxylase family protein produces the protein MTQTLENPTALDRLNIYKVSPELYDAMMKLSTASAKDIDPAIGELIKIRASQINHCAFCLDMHVADARKQGETEQRLALIAAWEEAGNLFTEQERAALELTEAITELHHGHVSDEVYAKAAAVFSEKELAQVIAMAVTINAWNRFNVATRMPAPRR, from the coding sequence ATGACACAGACATTGGAGAACCCCACCGCCCTGGACAGGCTCAACATCTACAAGGTGTCCCCGGAGCTCTACGACGCCATGATGAAGCTGTCCACCGCGTCGGCCAAGGATATCGACCCGGCCATCGGTGAGCTCATCAAGATCCGCGCCTCGCAGATCAACCACTGCGCGTTCTGCCTGGACATGCACGTCGCCGACGCGCGCAAGCAGGGCGAGACCGAGCAGCGGCTGGCGCTCATCGCGGCGTGGGAGGAGGCCGGCAACCTGTTCACCGAGCAGGAGCGGGCCGCCCTGGAACTCACCGAGGCCATCACCGAGCTGCACCACGGCCACGTCTCCGACGAGGTCTACGCCAAGGCCGCCGCGGTATTCAGTGAGAAAGAACTGGCGCAGGTGATCGCGATGGCCGTCACCATCAATGCATGGAACCGGTTCAACGTCGCCACCCGGATGCCGGCGCCCCGTCGCTAG
- a CDS encoding PLP-dependent aminotransferase family protein, whose product MTSWANSGARDLHLELRQAIVPGARGARDALVEALRATIRSGRLAPAAMLPPSRSLATDLGLARNTVAEAYAELVAEGWLASRQGAGTWVVNSRGNPLPPRPRGVTGIPTHNLMPGSPDVSQFPRNAWLASTKRALTTAPNEALRMGDPLGRIELRVALTEYLGRVRGVRTSPDDIVICAGTRHAVEILARVLGGPDKPIAVEAYGLHLFREALAAQGVRTLPVNVDDDGAVITGLEGTEAAAALLTPAHHFPHGVPLHPGRRKAVLDWAHRTDGYLLEDDYDGEFRYDRQPIGSVQGLDPDRVVYLGSASKSLSPVLRLGWMVLPAELVDKVVAALGGQQFYVNALAQLTMADFIANGAYDKHIRRMRATYRRRRDLLARALQPYDVGVRGLSAGLHLQLTLPEGTEAEVMRRAGEAGIALSGLRLLRHPDAGPDIPGADGVVVSFGTPADHAFGAAVDALCRVLDGLSR is encoded by the coding sequence GTGACTTCATGGGCCAATTCTGGTGCCCGGGATCTGCACCTGGAACTGCGGCAGGCCATCGTTCCCGGTGCGCGCGGCGCACGGGACGCACTGGTCGAGGCCCTGCGGGCCACCATCCGATCCGGCCGCCTGGCTCCCGCGGCGATGCTGCCGCCGTCGCGCAGCCTGGCCACCGACCTCGGATTGGCCCGCAACACCGTCGCCGAGGCCTACGCCGAGCTGGTCGCCGAGGGCTGGCTGGCGTCGCGGCAGGGCGCGGGTACCTGGGTGGTCAACTCGCGGGGCAACCCACTGCCACCGCGGCCACGCGGTGTCACCGGTATCCCGACCCACAATCTGATGCCGGGCTCCCCCGATGTCTCCCAGTTCCCCCGCAACGCCTGGCTGGCGTCGACCAAACGCGCGCTGACCACCGCACCCAACGAGGCACTACGAATGGGTGACCCGTTGGGCCGCATCGAATTACGGGTTGCGCTCACCGAGTACCTGGGACGGGTCCGCGGTGTACGCACCAGCCCGGACGACATCGTCATCTGCGCGGGCACCCGGCACGCCGTCGAGATCCTGGCCCGAGTGCTGGGCGGCCCCGACAAACCCATCGCCGTCGAGGCCTACGGGCTGCACCTGTTCCGGGAGGCGCTGGCCGCCCAGGGCGTGCGCACCTTGCCCGTCAACGTCGATGACGACGGTGCGGTGATCACCGGCCTGGAGGGCACCGAAGCCGCCGCCGCCCTGCTCACCCCGGCGCATCATTTCCCGCACGGCGTCCCGTTGCACCCAGGCCGACGAAAGGCAGTGCTGGACTGGGCACATCGCACCGACGGGTACCTGCTCGAGGACGATTACGACGGCGAGTTCCGCTACGACCGCCAGCCCATCGGCTCCGTGCAGGGTCTCGACCCGGATCGGGTGGTGTACCTGGGTTCGGCCAGCAAGAGCCTGTCCCCGGTACTGCGGCTGGGCTGGATGGTGCTGCCCGCGGAACTGGTCGACAAGGTGGTTGCGGCGCTGGGCGGCCAACAGTTCTACGTCAACGCCCTGGCGCAGCTCACCATGGCCGACTTCATCGCAAACGGCGCCTACGACAAGCACATCCGCCGAATGCGCGCGACCTATCGGCGCCGCCGCGATCTGCTTGCCCGAGCGCTGCAGCCCTACGATGTCGGCGTCCGCGGACTGTCGGCGGGTCTGCATCTGCAGTTGACGCTGCCCGAGGGCACCGAGGCCGAGGTGATGCGGCGCGCCGGTGAAGCGGGTATCGCCCTGTCCGGGCTACGGCTGCTGCGACATCCCGACGCCGGCCCCGATATCCCCGGCGCCGACGGCGTGGTGGTCAGCTTCGGCACCCCGGCCGACCACGCCTTCGGCGCGGCGGTCGACGCGTTGTGCCGGGTGCTGGACGGTCTCAGTCGCTGA